One genomic region from Cellulomonas fengjieae encodes:
- the lysS gene encoding lysine--tRNA ligase, translating to MSETPESTPAADDAPEQIRVRREKRDRLLASGVEAYPVGVPRTHTIAQVRAEHPDLEPGQETDDEVGVAGRVVFIRIGGKLCFATLQDGEGNRLQAMFSLDAVGQERLAAFKTDVDLGDHLFVHGRVISSRRGELSVLADSWQLAAKALRPLPNLYDGVELSEEARVRQRYVDLIVRPKARETARQRPAVLRSLRDNFHRRDFIEIETPMLQTQPGGAAARPFVTHMNAFDIDLYLRIAPELFLKRALVGGLERVFEINRNFRNEGADSTHSPEFAMLEAYESYGDYNTMAALTKDLVQTAAQDVLGTTVVVMPDGEEYDLGGDWTELTMYGSLSESLGEQITPETSLDALLAYADKLGVETDPARVSHGKLVEQLWEHQVGDHLFAPTFVRDFPVETSPLTRDHRTIPGVVEKWDLYVRGFELATAYSELVDPVIQRRRFEAQALLAAAGDDEAMRVDEDFLTAVEYALPPAGGLGLGIDRLLMALTGLGIRETILFPLVKPLSS from the coding sequence GTGAGCGAGACGCCCGAGAGCACCCCTGCAGCCGACGACGCCCCCGAGCAGATCCGGGTCCGGCGCGAGAAGCGGGACCGGCTCCTGGCGTCGGGCGTCGAGGCCTACCCGGTCGGCGTCCCGCGCACCCACACGATCGCGCAGGTGCGCGCCGAGCACCCGGACCTCGAACCGGGCCAGGAGACGGACGACGAGGTCGGCGTGGCCGGCCGCGTCGTGTTCATCCGGATCGGCGGCAAGCTCTGCTTCGCCACGCTGCAGGACGGCGAGGGCAACCGGCTGCAGGCCATGTTCAGCCTGGACGCCGTGGGCCAGGAACGCCTCGCGGCGTTCAAGACCGACGTCGACCTCGGCGACCACCTGTTCGTGCACGGCCGCGTCATCAGCTCGCGCCGCGGCGAGCTGTCCGTCCTCGCCGACTCGTGGCAGCTGGCCGCCAAGGCGCTGCGGCCGCTGCCCAACCTGTACGACGGCGTGGAGCTGTCCGAGGAGGCGCGCGTCCGGCAGCGCTACGTCGACCTCATCGTGCGCCCGAAGGCCCGCGAGACGGCCCGGCAGCGGCCCGCGGTGCTGCGCTCGCTGCGGGACAACTTCCACCGCCGCGACTTCATCGAGATCGAGACGCCGATGCTGCAGACGCAGCCCGGCGGTGCGGCGGCCCGGCCGTTCGTCACGCACATGAACGCCTTCGACATCGACCTGTACCTGCGGATCGCGCCGGAGCTCTTCCTCAAGCGCGCGCTGGTGGGTGGGCTCGAGCGCGTCTTCGAGATCAACCGCAACTTCCGCAACGAGGGCGCGGACTCCACGCACTCGCCCGAGTTCGCGATGCTCGAGGCGTACGAGTCCTACGGGGACTACAACACCATGGCCGCGCTGACCAAGGACCTGGTGCAGACCGCCGCCCAGGACGTCCTGGGCACCACGGTCGTGGTGATGCCCGACGGCGAGGAGTACGACCTCGGCGGCGACTGGACCGAGCTGACGATGTACGGCTCGCTGTCGGAGTCCCTGGGGGAGCAGATCACGCCGGAGACCAGCCTGGACGCGCTGCTGGCCTACGCCGACAAGCTCGGCGTCGAGACCGACCCCGCGCGGGTGAGCCACGGCAAGCTGGTCGAGCAGCTGTGGGAGCACCAGGTGGGCGACCATCTCTTTGCACCCACATTCGTGCGTGATTTCCCGGTGGAGACGAGCCCTCTCACGCGTGATCACCGCACTATCCCCGGAGTCGTCGAGAAGTGGGACCTGTATGTGCGCGGGTTCGAGCTCGCGACCGCCTATTCCGAGCTGGTCGACCCGGTCATCCAGCGCCGCCGGTTCGAGGCGCAGGCGCTGCTCGCCGCCGCCGGTGACGACGAGGCGATGCGCGTGGATGAGGACTTTCTCACGGCGGTCGAGTACGCCCTGCCACCCGCGGGTGGGCTCGGCCTCGGGATCGACAGGTTGCTCATGGCACTGACCGGCCTGGGTATCCGCGAGACCATCCTGTTCCCGCTCGTGAAGCCGCTGAGCTCATGA
- a CDS encoding histone-like nucleoid-structuring protein Lsr2, with translation MAQKVQVLLVDDIDGGTADETVTFGLDGVTYEIDLTTDHATELRDALAQWVGHARKVGARTGARSTPSRGRRSSTGDAQAIREWAKENGHHVSERGRISAEVKAAYDASH, from the coding sequence ATGGCGCAGAAGGTTCAGGTCCTGCTGGTCGACGACATCGACGGCGGAACCGCCGACGAGACCGTGACGTTCGGGCTCGACGGTGTCACGTACGAGATCGACCTGACGACCGATCACGCGACCGAGCTGCGTGACGCGCTGGCTCAGTGGGTCGGGCACGCCCGCAAGGTGGGCGCCCGCACCGGTGCACGGTCGACCCCCAGCCGCGGGCGGCGTTCCTCCACGGGGGACGCGCAGGCGATCCGCGAGTGGGCCAAGGAGAACGGGCACCACGTCTCCGAGCGTGGGCGCATCTCCGCGGAGGTCAAGGCCGCGTACGACGCGTCGCACTGA
- the xylB gene encoding xylulokinase — protein MALVAGIDSSTQSCKVVVRDAQTGALVRSGRAAHPDGTEVAPWYWWDALQSAIVRAGGLDDVEAISVGGQQHGMVALDARGEVVRDALLWNDTRSAQAALDLIGELGGPQAWADAVGSVPVASLTVTKLRWLRDAEPENAARVAAVALPHDWLTWRLAGATGLDALVTDRSDASGTGYWSPATEDYRPDLLQLALGHDALVPRVLGPYERGPRTAGGAVLGPGAGDNAAAALALGLQPGDVAISIGTSGVVSAIASRATADGSGLVTGFADATGAFLPLACTLNASRVLDAAARMLGVDHAGLSALALSAPAGADGLVLVPYLEGERTPNKPDATGALHGMRLANTTPAHLARAAVEGMLCALADGIDALRAQGVAVERLFLIGGGAQSAAVRAIAPSVFGLDVRVPTPGEYVADGAARQAAWVLSGDATPPAWSSGTEATTCTGDPVPRIREQYAAVRELTGTRPA, from the coding sequence ATGGCTCTCGTCGCCGGCATCGACTCGTCGACGCAGTCCTGCAAGGTCGTCGTCCGCGACGCGCAGACCGGAGCCCTCGTGCGCTCCGGGCGCGCGGCCCACCCGGACGGCACGGAGGTGGCGCCCTGGTACTGGTGGGACGCCCTGCAGTCGGCGATCGTCCGGGCGGGGGGCCTCGACGACGTCGAGGCGATCTCCGTCGGCGGCCAGCAGCACGGGATGGTCGCTCTCGACGCGCGGGGCGAGGTGGTCCGTGACGCGCTGCTGTGGAACGACACGCGCTCGGCCCAGGCCGCGCTGGACCTGATCGGTGAGCTGGGCGGCCCGCAGGCGTGGGCCGACGCCGTCGGCTCCGTGCCCGTCGCCTCCCTCACCGTCACCAAGCTGCGCTGGCTGCGGGACGCCGAGCCCGAGAACGCCGCGCGCGTCGCGGCCGTCGCGCTCCCCCACGACTGGCTGACCTGGCGCCTGGCGGGCGCGACCGGGCTCGACGCCCTGGTCACCGACCGCTCGGACGCCTCCGGCACCGGGTACTGGTCCCCCGCCACGGAGGACTACCGGCCGGACCTGCTCCAGCTCGCCCTCGGCCACGACGCCCTGGTCCCCCGGGTGCTCGGTCCGTACGAGCGCGGCCCCCGCACCGCCGGCGGCGCCGTGCTCGGTCCGGGTGCCGGGGACAACGCCGCCGCGGCTCTCGCCCTGGGGCTGCAGCCCGGCGACGTGGCGATCTCGATCGGCACCTCCGGCGTCGTCTCCGCGATCGCGTCGCGGGCCACGGCCGACGGCTCCGGCCTGGTGACCGGCTTCGCCGACGCCACCGGCGCGTTCCTGCCGCTGGCGTGCACCCTCAACGCGTCGCGGGTGCTGGATGCCGCGGCGCGGATGCTCGGCGTGGACCACGCGGGACTGTCCGCGCTCGCGCTGTCCGCACCCGCCGGTGCCGACGGGCTCGTCCTCGTGCCCTACCTGGAGGGCGAGCGCACGCCGAACAAGCCCGACGCGACGGGGGCCCTGCACGGCATGCGGCTGGCCAACACCACGCCGGCGCACCTGGCGCGGGCAGCCGTCGAGGGCATGCTCTGCGCGCTCGCCGACGGCATCGACGCGCTGCGCGCACAGGGGGTCGCGGTCGAGCGGCTGTTCCTGATCGGCGGCGGTGCGCAGTCGGCCGCCGTGCGCGCGATCGCCCCCTCGGTGTTCGGCCTCGACGTCCGCGTGCCCACACCGGGCGAGTACGTCGCCGACGGCGCCGCCCGACAGGCGGCCTGGGTGCTCTCCGGCGACGCGACGCCCCCCGCGTGGAGCTCCGGCACGGAGGCCACCACGTGCACCGGGGACCCGGTGCCGCGGATCCGTGAGCAGTACGCCGCCGTGCGCGAGCTCACGGGCACCCGACCCGCCTGA
- the xylA gene encoding xylose isomerase, whose product MAAQPTRADKFSFGLWTVGWNAQDQFGSATRPWLDPVESVHKLAELGAAHVTFHDDDVVPFGSDAAERDRILARFKGALDETGITVEMVTTNTFSHPIFKDGAFTSNDRRVRRYGLRKVVRNVDLAAELGADTFVMWGGREGAEYDSAKDLNAAHDRYAEGIDTVAAYIKEKGYGLRIAIEPKPNEPRGDILLPTVGHALGFISKLEHGDIVGLNPETGHEQMAGLNYTSGIAQALWAEKLFHIDLNGQRSIKYDQDLVFGHGDLFSAFATVDLVENGFPSGGPRYDGPRHFDYKPSRTEDFQGVWDSAAANMSTYLLLKERAQAFRADPEVQAALEEAGVLELAQPTLSEGETLSDLLNDRSAYEDLDVDAVGARGFGFVRLNQLALEHALGAR is encoded by the coding sequence ATGGCAGCGCAGCCCACCCGTGCAGACAAGTTCTCGTTCGGCCTCTGGACGGTCGGCTGGAACGCCCAGGACCAGTTCGGCTCGGCCACGCGCCCGTGGCTGGACCCGGTCGAGTCGGTCCACAAGCTGGCCGAGCTGGGCGCCGCGCACGTGACCTTCCACGACGACGACGTCGTCCCGTTCGGCTCGGACGCCGCCGAGCGTGACCGGATCCTCGCCCGCTTCAAGGGCGCTCTCGACGAGACCGGCATCACCGTCGAGATGGTCACCACCAACACGTTCAGCCACCCGATCTTCAAGGACGGCGCGTTCACGTCGAACGACCGCCGGGTGCGCCGCTACGGCCTGCGCAAGGTCGTCCGCAACGTCGACCTGGCCGCCGAGCTCGGCGCCGACACCTTCGTGATGTGGGGCGGCCGCGAGGGCGCCGAGTACGACTCCGCCAAGGACCTCAACGCCGCGCACGACCGCTACGCCGAGGGCATCGACACCGTCGCGGCGTACATCAAGGAGAAGGGCTACGGCCTCCGGATCGCCATCGAGCCGAAGCCCAACGAGCCCCGCGGCGACATCCTGCTCCCCACGGTCGGGCACGCGCTGGGGTTCATCTCCAAGCTCGAGCACGGCGACATCGTCGGCCTCAACCCGGAGACGGGTCACGAGCAGATGGCCGGCCTGAACTACACGTCGGGCATCGCGCAGGCGCTGTGGGCGGAGAAGCTCTTCCACATCGACCTCAACGGCCAGCGGTCCATCAAGTACGACCAGGACCTGGTGTTCGGCCACGGCGACCTGTTCTCCGCGTTCGCCACGGTGGACCTGGTCGAGAACGGCTTCCCGTCGGGCGGCCCCCGCTACGACGGCCCGCGCCACTTCGACTACAAGCCGTCGCGCACCGAGGACTTCCAGGGCGTCTGGGACTCGGCCGCGGCGAACATGTCGACGTACCTGCTGCTCAAGGAGCGCGCGCAGGCCTTCCGCGCCGACCCCGAGGTGCAGGCCGCGCTCGAGGAGGCCGGCGTGCTCGAGCTCGCGCAGCCGACGCTGTCTGAGGGCGAGACCCTGTCCGACCTGCTGAACGACCGCTCCGCGTACGAGGACCTCGACGTCGACGCGGTCGGCGCGCGCGGCTTCGGCTTCGTCCGCCTCAACCAGCTGGCCCTCGAGCACGCGCTCGGCGCCCGCTGA
- a CDS encoding ROK family protein, whose protein sequence is MPTTEHRDPSRVARQAQMRDQNLGVALRGIVDAPAPVSRAQLAAAEGLARATVSGLVDHLIEARLVRELDPAQTQRAGRPAVPLAPARGTVAGVGMEINVDYLGVRAIDLSGDVLAEHVELDDLRGADAGAVLDRLAALAAPVVQDLQARGIRVAGTALALPGLVDRVTGPLRVAPNLGWRDVDVVAAVSAHPALAALPPRVANEANLAARAEAHARGGSPSFAYVSGEVGIGGAIVLDGEIVPGRHGWSGEIGHIVVDAFRGPRASDGSLEALAGQDAMLRAAGLPQTARLDALLDALATGDARASAAVAQAARALGVALASVANVVDVGEVVLGGTFGQLFDHVHDEVAARLDELVIFAPWSPLQVSPARAGQYPAMTGGALAALARLLADPAQWLRQQPTP, encoded by the coding sequence ATGCCGACGACCGAGCACCGCGACCCGTCGCGGGTGGCGCGGCAGGCGCAGATGCGCGACCAGAACCTCGGCGTGGCCCTGCGCGGCATCGTCGACGCCCCCGCACCGGTGTCGCGCGCGCAGCTCGCCGCGGCGGAGGGGCTCGCCCGCGCCACCGTCTCCGGGCTCGTCGACCACCTCATCGAGGCGCGACTCGTGCGCGAGCTCGACCCCGCCCAGACGCAGCGCGCCGGGCGGCCCGCCGTCCCGCTCGCCCCCGCGCGGGGGACCGTCGCGGGCGTCGGGATGGAGATCAACGTCGACTACCTCGGCGTCCGCGCGATCGACCTGTCCGGTGACGTCCTGGCCGAGCACGTGGAGCTGGACGACCTGCGGGGCGCCGACGCCGGCGCGGTCCTGGACCGGCTGGCCGCCCTGGCCGCCCCGGTGGTGCAGGACCTGCAGGCGCGGGGGATCCGCGTCGCCGGCACCGCGCTCGCGCTCCCCGGCCTGGTCGACCGCGTCACCGGGCCGCTGCGCGTCGCCCCGAACCTCGGCTGGCGGGACGTCGACGTGGTGGCGGCCGTGTCCGCGCACCCCGCGCTGGCGGCCCTCCCGCCGCGCGTCGCCAACGAGGCCAACCTGGCCGCGCGCGCGGAGGCGCACGCCCGCGGCGGCTCGCCGAGCTTCGCCTACGTGTCCGGCGAGGTCGGCATCGGTGGCGCGATCGTGCTCGACGGCGAGATCGTCCCCGGCCGGCACGGCTGGAGCGGCGAGATCGGGCACATCGTCGTCGACGCCTTCCGCGGGCCGCGCGCGTCCGACGGCAGCCTGGAGGCGCTGGCCGGTCAGGACGCGATGCTGCGGGCGGCCGGGCTGCCGCAGACCGCCCGGCTCGACGCGCTGCTCGACGCGCTGGCCACCGGCGACGCACGCGCGTCCGCCGCCGTCGCCCAGGCTGCTCGGGCGCTCGGCGTCGCGCTCGCGTCGGTGGCCAACGTGGTCGACGTCGGCGAGGTGGTGCTCGGCGGCACCTTCGGCCAGCTGTTCGACCACGTGCACGACGAGGTGGCCGCCCGGCTCGACGAGCTGGTGATCTTCGCGCCCTGGTCGCCGCTGCAGGTCTCGCCCGCACGCGCCGGCCAGTACCCGGCGATGACCGGCGGCGCCCTCGCGGCCCTCGCCCGCCTCCTCGCCGACCCGGCCCAGTGGCTCCGCCAGCAACCCACCCCCTGA
- a CDS encoding lactonase family protein, whose translation MSAQQNPLWIGTYPAAGAGTPVGQGEGIWRVDLDPATGGLSSARLVVETPSPSFLAQRGSVLYAANEQADGTVSAFDVVGDSLLHRATVPSGGADPCHLLLDDDASALLVANYSSGTLAVLPLDADGGFATGGPDQVLGHTGSGPDEGRQESSHAHFVALDPGGFVLVVDLGTDEIRRYRRAAGRLVEDGIAAVLPAGTGPRHLAFGADGRFAYVVGELDVTVRVLAWADGAGTLVQTLPATTTPARSGGRVLPSHVALDGERLLVGVREADVLARFTVRADGLLDPVADDALPGSWPRHFAVVDGWTVVAGQTSDDLAVLAADGSAVGTIPIPAPACIVLGHGVGQGERRSLQE comes from the coding sequence GTGAGCGCGCAGCAGAACCCCCTGTGGATCGGTACCTACCCCGCGGCCGGTGCCGGCACGCCCGTCGGCCAGGGGGAGGGGATCTGGCGGGTGGACCTCGACCCCGCGACCGGTGGGCTGAGCAGCGCGCGGCTGGTGGTCGAGACCCCGTCGCCGAGCTTCCTCGCGCAGCGCGGCTCGGTGCTGTACGCCGCCAACGAGCAGGCGGACGGCACGGTGAGCGCGTTCGACGTCGTCGGCGACTCGCTCCTGCACCGCGCCACTGTCCCGTCCGGCGGCGCCGACCCCTGCCACCTGCTGCTCGACGACGACGCGTCCGCGCTGCTCGTCGCCAACTACTCGTCGGGCACCCTCGCGGTCCTGCCGCTCGACGCGGACGGCGGGTTCGCGACGGGCGGCCCCGACCAGGTGCTCGGGCACACCGGCTCGGGTCCCGACGAGGGCCGTCAGGAGTCGTCGCACGCGCACTTCGTCGCCCTCGACCCCGGCGGGTTCGTGCTGGTGGTGGACCTGGGCACCGACGAGATCCGCCGCTACCGACGCGCGGCCGGCCGGCTGGTCGAGGACGGCATCGCGGCCGTGCTGCCCGCCGGCACGGGCCCGCGTCACCTCGCGTTCGGCGCCGACGGCCGGTTCGCGTACGTGGTGGGGGAGCTGGACGTGACGGTCCGCGTGCTGGCGTGGGCCGACGGCGCCGGCACGCTGGTGCAGACGCTGCCGGCCACCACGACGCCGGCCCGGTCGGGCGGCCGGGTGCTGCCGTCGCACGTCGCGCTGGACGGCGAGCGGCTGCTGGTGGGCGTGCGGGAGGCGGACGTGCTCGCACGGTTCACCGTCCGCGCCGACGGGCTGCTCGACCCGGTGGCAGACGACGCGTTGCCCGGCAGCTGGCCGCGGCACTTCGCGGTGGTCGACGGCTGGACGGTCGTCGCCGGGCAGACGTCCGACGATCTCGCGGTGCTCGCCGCGGACGGCAGCGCCGTCGGTACGATCCCGATCCCCGCACCGGCCTGCATCGTCCTGGGCCACGGTGTCGGACAGGGGGAACGCCGTTCGTTGCAGGAGTGA
- a CDS encoding YciI family protein: protein MQYLFSVIDHATGSATPAEMEAIDVFNDRLVADGHWVFAAGLDAPDTATVVDGRGAQVLVTDGPFVETKEHVAGFWLIEAPDLDVALELAAAGSAACNRRVEVRPFLAR, encoded by the coding sequence GTGCAGTACTTGTTCTCGGTGATCGACCACGCCACCGGCTCGGCCACCCCGGCCGAGATGGAGGCCATCGACGTGTTCAACGACCGGCTCGTGGCCGACGGCCACTGGGTGTTCGCGGCAGGGCTCGACGCGCCCGACACGGCCACGGTCGTGGACGGTCGGGGTGCGCAGGTGCTGGTCACCGACGGTCCCTTCGTGGAGACGAAGGAGCACGTCGCGGGCTTCTGGCTCATCGAGGCTCCTGACCTCGACGTGGCGCTCGAGCTCGCCGCGGCGGGGTCGGCGGCGTGCAACCGCCGGGTCGAGGTCCGGCCGTTCCTGGCAAGGTGA
- a CDS encoding RNA polymerase sigma factor → MTAIDAAQAISRVHREQWARIVASLTRRFGDLDIAEEAAAEAFASAVERWPTDGVPPNPGAWLTTTANRKAIDRIRRESKREDKERGARMLYDDGPREPVGAVDDERLRLIFTCCHPALAMESRVALTLRLVGGMTVPEIARAFLVREAAMGQRITRAKAKIAAAGIPYRVPRAQDLPARVTGVLAALFLVFNEGYLASGPDTDPVRADLTAEAIRLTRMLRTLLPQDGEVAGLLALMLLTEARRPARISASGELVTLHEQDRGAWDAELIAEGHRLVRERLGTGAAPGRYQVLAAINAVHTSARDARDTDWSQVVALYDQLVRIDPSPVVALNRAVAVAELDGPDVALALVDGLGTLVGYHAFHATRAELLRRLGRGADARAAYDEAIALAGNTAEIAYLRRRRDQLVPPGAPRRSVTES, encoded by the coding sequence GTGACCGCGATCGACGCCGCCCAGGCGATCTCCCGCGTCCACCGGGAGCAGTGGGCCCGGATCGTGGCGTCGCTGACGCGGCGGTTCGGTGACCTGGACATCGCCGAGGAGGCCGCCGCCGAGGCGTTCGCGAGCGCGGTCGAGCGGTGGCCCACCGACGGCGTGCCCCCGAACCCCGGCGCCTGGCTGACCACCACGGCCAACCGCAAGGCCATCGACCGGATCCGCCGCGAGAGCAAGCGCGAGGACAAGGAACGGGGGGCGCGGATGCTGTACGACGACGGCCCGCGCGAGCCCGTGGGTGCCGTCGACGACGAGCGCCTCCGGCTGATCTTCACGTGCTGCCACCCGGCGCTCGCGATGGAGAGCCGCGTGGCGCTGACGCTGCGCCTGGTCGGCGGGATGACGGTGCCCGAGATCGCCCGGGCGTTCCTGGTGCGCGAGGCGGCGATGGGGCAGCGGATCACGCGCGCCAAGGCGAAGATCGCGGCGGCCGGCATCCCGTACCGGGTGCCGCGGGCGCAGGACCTGCCGGCGCGGGTCACGGGCGTCCTGGCCGCACTGTTCCTCGTCTTCAACGAGGGCTACCTGGCCAGCGGCCCCGACACCGATCCCGTCCGCGCGGACCTGACCGCCGAGGCGATCCGGCTCACGAGGATGCTCCGGACGCTCCTGCCCCAGGACGGGGAGGTGGCCGGCCTGCTCGCGCTCATGCTGCTCACCGAGGCGCGGCGGCCGGCCCGGATCTCGGCGAGCGGCGAGCTGGTGACCCTCCATGAGCAGGATCGCGGCGCCTGGGACGCGGAGCTGATCGCCGAGGGGCACCGCCTGGTGCGCGAGCGGCTCGGCACCGGGGCGGCGCCGGGCCGCTACCAGGTCCTGGCCGCGATCAACGCGGTGCACACCTCCGCCCGCGACGCTCGCGACACCGACTGGTCGCAGGTCGTCGCCCTCTACGACCAGCTCGTCCGCATCGACCCGTCGCCGGTCGTCGCGCTCAACCGGGCGGTCGCGGTCGCGGAGCTGGACGGCCCGGACGTCGCGCTGGCCCTGGTCGACGGGCTGGGGACGCTGGTCGGGTACCACGCGTTCCACGCGACCCGCGCGGAGCTGCTGCGTCGGCTGGGCCGCGGCGCGGACGCCCGGGCGGCGTACGACGAGGCGATCGCGCTCGCGGGCAACACCGCGGAGATCGCGTACCTGAGGCGTCGCCGGGACCAGCTCGTACCGCCCGGCGCGCCCCGGAGGTCCGTTACGGAATCGTGA